The following coding sequences lie in one Dehalococcoidia bacterium genomic window:
- a CDS encoding tyrosine-type recombinase/integrase, which yields MLASSNSGTDIAGLLEGYRLCAATEGKSPNSTAIVINSMRYLNDFLSCSGLSTDVTVIGTREIRAFILYLQQKVCLSHHPYSKPQQRGLSGHTVNTYMRSIRAFWSWLVEEEIIEQNPFSKLKIPKPPRKIIATFSPHQIDSLLSAMNGSAEGYRNTVIVLTLLDTGLRINELINLKIGNVCIEEGLVKVLGKGNKERLVPIGKQIRKLLWRYIHQYRPEPVLPKIDNLFLTQDGRPLTKNRVGTTMKRYGVIAGLSGVRCSPHTLRHTFAINFLRNDGDVFSLQKILGHSSLEMTRRYCELANVDIKKAHATASPVDNLAMERKLAVARAARDSKTKKR from the coding sequence GTGCTTGCTTCGTCAAATTCCGGCACCGACATCGCCGGCCTGCTTGAAGGTTACCGGCTGTGCGCCGCCACCGAAGGGAAAAGCCCTAACTCCACGGCAATCGTTATCAACAGTATGAGATACCTCAACGACTTCCTCAGTTGCAGCGGCCTGAGCACCGACGTGACCGTAATAGGCACGCGGGAAATCAGGGCCTTCATCCTCTACCTGCAGCAGAAGGTATGCTTGAGCCATCACCCCTATAGCAAGCCGCAGCAGAGGGGTCTCTCCGGACATACCGTGAATACCTACATGAGGTCCATCCGGGCCTTCTGGTCCTGGCTCGTCGAGGAAGAGATCATCGAGCAAAATCCCTTCTCAAAACTTAAAATACCGAAGCCGCCCAGGAAGATCATAGCCACCTTCTCCCCGCACCAAATCGATTCCCTGTTAAGCGCCATGAACGGCTCGGCGGAGGGCTATCGCAATACGGTCATCGTCCTTACCTTGCTAGATACCGGCCTGCGCATAAACGAGCTGATAAATCTGAAAATTGGAAACGTCTGTATTGAAGAAGGGCTGGTCAAGGTCCTGGGCAAGGGCAATAAGGAGAGGCTGGTACCCATCGGTAAGCAGATTCGCAAACTGCTATGGCGCTACATCCATCAATATCGCCCCGAACCGGTTCTGCCTAAAATAGATAACCTATTTCTGACCCAGGACGGCAGGCCGCTGACCAAGAACCGCGTGGGTACTACAATGAAACGCTACGGCGTCATAGCCGGGCTTAGCGGCGTCAGATGCTCCCCTCACACTTTGAGACATACCTTTGCCATTAATTTTCTTAGAAACGACGGCGATGTTTTCAGCCTGCAGAAGATATTGGGGCACTCATCACTTGAGATGACCAGGCGCTATTGCGAGTTGGCTAATGTGGATATTAAGAAGGCTCATGCTACGGCCAGCCCCGTGGATAATCTCGCGATGGAAAGGAAACTGGCTGTAGCCCGCGCTGCCAGGGACAGTAAAACTAAAAAGCGTTGA